A single region of the Aptenodytes patagonicus chromosome 7, bAptPat1.pri.cur, whole genome shotgun sequence genome encodes:
- the SMIM38 gene encoding small integral membrane protein 38, with amino-acid sequence MESVLLMILLIVIILIRFILWSCLSAYIDYKLSQRFPDTRKED; translated from the coding sequence ATGGAATCAGTCCTTTTGATGATTTTACTTATTGTAATTATATTAATACGATTCATTCTGTGGTCCTGTCTTAGTGCTTATATAGATTATAAACTGTCCCAAAGGTTTCCTGACACAAGAAAAGAGGACTAA